The Brachyhypopomus gauderio isolate BG-103 chromosome 1, BGAUD_0.2, whole genome shotgun sequence genome includes a window with the following:
- the LOC143524844 gene encoding uncharacterized protein LOC143524844, whose protein sequence is MDIYQHSDRRADSDSDNEYEDIYANVEHLETCEIRSGKEPSSELDSKKHTPVQNKYVHRVNTEKVHTADPQYRGTRTTGSRCSRLTAVCLGLLCVLLLTVIIVLWVKFTAERDQLQTRYNNLTIERDQLLTKYNNQTIERRQLLTKYNTLKVERDQLKKEQKQLQRKFSELGWRYFSSSIYYISTEEKTWSESRQDCRERGADMVIINSREEQEFISKTLSSVRAWIGLTDSEKEGTWKWVDGTALTTGFWDRGEPNSNAGDEDCVNTGYGSNVKTWADYPCIDHFVWICENNIFN, encoded by the exons ATGGATATTTATCAACAttcagacagaagagcagattCAGACAGTGATAATGAATATGAAGACATTTATGCGAATGTGGAACATTTAGAAACTTGCGAGATCAGAAGTGGAAAGGAGCCCTCTAGTGAATTAGACTCAAAGAAACACACACCCGTCCAAAACAAATATGTTCATCGTGTGAACACTGAGAAAGTTCATACAGCAGATCCTCAGTACAGAG GAACCAGAACTACAGGGAGCAGATGTTCCAGActgactgcagtgtgtctggggctgctgtgtgttctcctgctgaCTGTCATCATAGTGCTGTGGGTCAAgttcactgcagagagagaccagctacaGACCAGATACAACAACCTGACTatagagagagaccagttacTGACTAAGTACAACAACCAGACTATAGAGAGACGCCAGTTACTGACCAAGTACAACACCCTGAAGGTAGAAAGAGACCAGCTAAAGAAAGAGCAAAAACAACTCCAAAGAAAGTTTTCTGAACTAG GATGGAGATACTTCAGCTCCAGTATCTACTACATCTCTACTGAAGAGAAGACCTGgagtgagagcagacaggactgcagagagagaggagcagacaTGGTGATCATAAACAGCAGAGAGGAACAG GAGTTCATCAGTAAAACTCTCAGCAGCGTGCGTGCTTGGATTGGCTTGACTGACAGTGAGAAAGAGGGAACTTGGAAATGGGTGGACGgtacagcactgaccactgg ATTCTGGGATCGTGGGGAACCAAACAGTAATGCAGGAGATGAGGACTGTGTTAATACTGGCTATGGGTCTAATGTAAAGACCTGGGCTGATTATCCTTGTATTGACCATTTTGTTTGGATTTGTGAGAATAACATTTTTAACTGA
- the LOC143524681 gene encoding uncharacterized protein LOC143524681: MILLGRDMIRIHKAREQINGPHDAPYAVRLDLGWVLVGNVCLGRVHKPSSAEVFFTNTLEKGRCSLFEPCPNTYRVREGVCTAKTSRTPKDVLDKTLSQGESKCHVGGDIFKRTEHDEKPGHSIEDLTFLRIMKEGFYKNEGNSWVAPLPFKLQRRRLPNNREQAFNRFRSLQRSFLKRPDMKEHFFGFMQKLLENSHAERAPPLQTQEECWYLPLFGVYHPKKPGQIRVVFDSSCQCEGVSLNDVLLTGPDLNNNLLGVLMRFRKEAVAITSDIQQMFHCFIVRPQDRNFLRFFWYEDNNENKDVVEFRMNVHVFGNSPSPAVAIYGLRQAAREREVEYGADAREFVERDFYVDDGLKSLPTAIAAIDLLKRVQSMLAFSNLRLHKITSNCKEVMSAFPSEDQASCLRNLDLGSDTAPVQRTLGVAWDLKNDTFTFQVSGDSKPFTRRGVLSTVNSLYDPLGFAAPVIIQGKAFLRDLTTHSQDWDEPLPLSKRELWERWRDSLQELQSLHIPRAYTQASLSTSLRRELCVFSDASVSAIGAVAYLRVLDTEGNYQTGFILGKARLAPRPDLTIPRLELCAAVLGVDVADVIRADIDIEFDKVTFFTDSKIVLGYINNEKRRFYVFVSNRVQRIRRSSQPSQWCYVSSDQNPADLATRGVPAADLKETTWLTGPAFLLQSDQTTCHERTFDLINPDDDLDVRPEVMTLATVAMDPHLGAGRFSRFSTWKSLIRGVSGLMHIAASFRKDCDTDPRGCKGWHHCAVPRDVNELIRAKNIIIKAVQAEVYAKELQCISSGEKLPKGSPLLNLSPVTGEDGFLRVGGRISQACIPDEEKKPIIIPGRHHIAVLIARHYHEQCQHQGRHFTEGTVRAAGYWIVGGKRCICSLIHKCVTCRRLRGENKIQKMADLPADRVSMEPPFTYVGVDVFGPWTVSTRRTRGGHANDKRWAVLFTCLSIRAIHIEIIESMDTSSFINAMRRLIALRGPVRQIRSDRGTNFIGACRELNISSNLDESKLSRFLTDQGCSWVFNPPHASHMGGAWERMIGVTRKILDSMMLQTRPVKMTHEVLSTFMAEVTAIVNSRPLIPVSSDPEDPFVLTPATLLTQKTGSCPVPPGQFSGADLYRRQWKHVQSLANTFWDRWQKQYLCTLQPRRKWRNDENNITEGSVVLVKDCQSKRNDWPLGRISKVLPSEDGRVRKVEIKVADKEGTKLFLRPVTQVVTLLPAE, from the coding sequence ATGATCCTGCTTGGAAGGGACATGATCAGAATTCATAAGGCCAGAGAACAGATAAATGGACCACACGACGCACCATACGCTGTAAGACTGGACCTTGGTTGGGTCCTGGTTGGCAATGTCTGTCTTGGCAGAGTCCACAAGCCATCTAGTGCTGAGGTCTTCTTCACGAACACTCTAGAGAAGGGAAGATGTTCACTTTTTGAGCCATGTCCTAATACCTACCGGGTGAGAGAGGGTGTCTGTACAGCGAAGACCTCAAGAACCCCTAAAGATGTCCTCGATAAGACCTTATCACAAGGAGAGAGCAAGTGTCATGTCGGAGGTGACATCTTCAAGAGAACAGAGCATGACGAAAAGCCAGGGCATTCGATTGAAGACTTGACCTTCCTTCGCATCATGAAAGAAGGTTTTTACAAAAATGAAGGGAACAGTTGGGTAGCTCCCCTTCCTTTCAAGCTCCAACGACGGCGCCTACCAAACAACAGAGAACAGGCTTTCAACCGCTTTCGTTCTTTACAACGCTCCTTCTTAAAGAGACCGGATATGAAAGAACACTTCTTCGGCTTCATGCAGAAGTTACTGGAGAACAGTCATGCCGAAAGGGCCCCCCCACTCCAAACACAGGAAGAATGTTGGTACCTGCCATTGTTCGGGGTTTACCACCCAAAAAAACCGGGACAGATCAGAGTGGTTTTCGACTCAAGCTGtcagtgtgagggagtgtcgCTTAACGACGTACTCTTAACTGGACCTGACCTCAATAATAACCTTCTCGGGGTTCTCATGCGTTTTAGGAAAGAGGCAGTGGCTATCACCTCAGATATACAGCAGATGTTCCACTGTTTTATTGTTAGACCACAAGACAGAAATTTTCTCAGGTTCTTCTGGTACGAAGACAACAACGAAAACAAAGATGTCGTAGAGTTCAGAATGAATGTCCATGTCTTCGGGAACAGCCCCTCTCCGGCTGTTGCAATTTATGGCCTCAGACAAGCggcaagggagagagaggtggaataTGGAGCAGATGCCAGAGAGTTCGTAGAAAGAGACTTCTACGTTGATGATGGTCTAAAATCACTGCCTACTGCCATAGCTGCCATCGACCTCCTAAAGAGAGTACAAAGCATGCTAGCCTTCTCTAATCTGAGGTTGCATAAGATTACATCAAACTGCAAAGAAGTCATGAGCGCTTTCCCTTCAGAAGACCAGGCAAGCTGTCTGAGAAACCTAGATCTGGGTAGTGACACAGCGCCAGTTCAGCGCACCCTCGGGGTCGCTTGGGATCTTAAGAACGACACATTCACCTTCCAGGTGTCCGGCGACAGCAAACCCTTCACGCGACGTGGAGTCCTCTCCACCGTGAATAGTCTATATGATCCTCTGGGATTTGCAGCACCAGTCATAATCCAAGGTAAAGCTTTTCTTAGAGACCTCACAACACACTCTCAAGACTGGGATGAACCTCTACCTCTCAGTAAACGAGAGCTGTGGGAACGGTGGAGAGACTCCCTGCAAGAGCTCCAAAGTCTACACATCCCCAGAGCCTACACACAGgcctctctctctacttctctaAGACGAGAGCTTTGCGTTTTCTCAGATGCTTCTGTCTCGGCGATAGGTGCAGTAGCCTACCTGAGGGTCTTAGACACAGAAGGGAACTACCAGACAGGTTTCATCTTGGGGAAAGCCAGGCTTGCCCCACGTCCTGATTTAACTATACCCAGACTCGAACTCTGTGCTGCGGTGTTAGGTGTGGATGTGGCAGATGTTATAAGAGCTGACATTGACATTGAATTCGATAAGGTCACGTTCTTTACTGATAGCAAAATAGTCCTTGGATACATTAACAATGAAAAACGTCGATTCTATGTATTTGTAAGTAATAGAGTCCAGAGGATTAGAAGGAGCTCTCAGCCATCACAGTGGTGTTATGTGTCCAGCGATCAGAATCCAGCTGATCTAGCAACCAGAGGTGTCCCTGCGGCTGACCTCAAGGAAACTACATGGCTGACAGGCCCTGCATTCTTATTGCAGTCAGACCAAACAACCTGCCACGAGCGTACCTTTGACCTTATCAATCCTGATGACGATTTAGATGTCCGCCCTGAAGTAATGACGTTGGCTACTGTCGCCATGGATCCCCATCTCGGTGCAGGACGCTTCAGTCGCTTTTCCACCTGGAAGTCATTGATTCGGGGAGTCTCTGGCCTGATGCACATCGCTGCCTCTTTCAGAAAAGACTGCGACACAGATCCAAGAGGCTGTAAGGGTTGGCACCACTGCGCTGTACCCCGTGATGTCAATGAACTTATACGAGCCAAAAACATCATCATTAAGGCAGTACAAGCGGAAGTTTATGCGAAAGAACTTCAGTGCATTAGTAGCGGAGAAAAGCTCCCAAAGGGTAGTCCTCTTCTTAATTTGAGTCCTGTCACGGGAGAAGACGGGTTCTTGAGGGTCGGGGGACGCATATCTCAAGCATGCATCCCAGATGAGGAGAAAAAACCAATTATAATCCCAGGACGACATCACATCGCGGTTCTGATAGCGAGACATTACCACGAACAATGTCAACACCAGGGGCGACATTTCACTGAGGGTACTGTGCGTGCTGCAGGTTATTGGATTGTGGGGGGCAAAAGATGTATATGCTCGCTTATCCACAAGTGTGTTACTTGCCGAAGGCTCAGGGGTGAGAACAAAATACAGAAAATGGCAGACTTACCTGCGGACAGAGTAAGCATGGAGCCTCCATTTACATATGTAGGAGTTGATGTGTTCGGGCCGTGGACCGTCTCCACTCGCCGCACAAGGGGAGGTCATGCTAATGACAAGAGATGGGCAGTACTATTCACTTGCTTGAGCATAAGGGCAATTCACATCGAGATCATTGAAAGTATGGACACCTCTTCTTTCATAAATGCCATGAGACGTCTCATTGCTCTTCGCGGCCCAGTGAGGCAGATACGGTCGGATCGGGGAACCAACTTTATAGGAGCATGCAGAGAGTTGAACATCTCTTCCAACTTAGATGAGAGCAAATTGTCTAGATTTCTCACAGATCAAGGATGTTCTTGGGTCTTTAACCCACCCCATGCCTCACACATGGGGGGTGCATGGGAGCGGATGATCGGTGTCACCCGAAAAATTCTGGATTCTATGATGCTGCAAACTCGACCCGTGAAGATGACTCATGAAGTTCTAAGCACATTCATGGCTGAGGTGACTGCTATAGTGAATTCCAGGCCTCTGATACCTGTTTCTTCAGATCCTGAGGACCCTTTCGTCTTAACACCTGCAACTCTACTCACACAAAAGACCGGTTCCTGCCCTGTTCCCCCAGGTCAGTTTAGTGGGGCTGACCTTTACAGACGCCAGTGGAAACATGTCCAAAGTTTGGCAAACACCTTCTGGGACAGGTGGCAAAAACAATACCTGTGTACACTTCAACCAAGAAGGAAGTGGCGAAACGACGAGAACAACATTACGGAAGGGAGCGTGGTGCTTGTGAAAGACTGTCAGTCGAAGCGAAATGACTGGCCATTAGGCCGCATCAGTAAAGTGTTACCAAGTGAAGATGGGAGAGTTCGCAAAGTAGAAATCAAGGTTGCAGATAAAGAAGGGACTAAACTTTTCTTGAGACCTGTCACGCAAGTAGTGACGCTGCTTCCGGCTGAGTAA
- the LOC143510324 gene encoding uncharacterized protein LOC143510324 produces MDRLASIGVRGGDTAGSRCSRLTAVCLWMLCVLLLTVIIVMWLTVKLPAERELDQTQTRYNNLTVVRDQLQIRNYNLTKVRDQLQTSYTNLTIERHTLQTKRDQLQTSYTNLTIERDQLQTSYTNLTIERDQIQTSYTNMTIERDQLQTSYNNLIVERDQLQTSYNNVTKERDQDQLQTSYTNLTIERDQLQTSYNNLIVERDQLQTSYNNLTKERDQLQTSYTNLTRRLSVLGWNYFNSSLYYISTEEKSWSECRQFCRERGADLVIINSREEQKFMFEMVKNTRAWIGLTDIDTEGNWKWVDGSSPPNTG; encoded by the exons ATGGATCGCCTGGCTAGCATTGGGGTCAGAG GAGGAGACACAGCAGGGAGCAGATGTTCCAGActgactgcagtgtgtctgtggatgctgtgtgttctcctgctgaCTGTCATCATAGTGATGTGGTTAACTGTCAAGTTACCTGCAGAGAGAGAGCTagaccagacacagactagATACAACAACCTGACTGTAGTGAGAGACCAGCTACAGATCAGAAACTATAACCTGACTAAAGTgagagaccagttacagaccagTTACACCAACTTGACAATAGAGAGACATACATTACAGACCA agagagaccagttacagaccagTTACACCAACCTGACTatagagagagaccagttacagaccagTTACACCAACCTGACTATAGAGAGAGACCAGATACAGACCAGTTACACCAACATGACTatagagagagaccagttacagaccagTTACAACAACCTGATTGTAGAGAGAGATCAGTTACAGACCAGTTACAATAACGTGACTaaagagagagacca agaccagttacagaccagTTACACCAACCTGACTatagagagagaccagttacagaccagTTACAACAACCTGATTGTAGAGAGAGATCAGTTACAGACCAGTTACAATAACCTGACTaaagagagagaccagttacagaccagTTACACCAACTTGACA AGAAGACTTTCAGTACTGG GTTGGAATTATTTCAACTCCAGTCTTTACTACATCTCTACTGAAGAGAAGTCCTGGAGTGAGTGCAGACAgttctgcagagagagaggagcagacctggtgatcatcaacagcagagaggaacag AAATTTATGTTTGAAATGGTGAAAAACACTCGTGCTTGGATCGGTCTGACTGATATAGATACAGAGGGCAACTGGAAATGGGTGGATGGCTCTAGTCCTCCAAACACTGGGTAA